The following coding sequences lie in one Panicum virgatum strain AP13 chromosome 6N, P.virgatum_v5, whole genome shotgun sequence genomic window:
- the LOC120678530 gene encoding protein FD-like encodes MEPQRGGEQHLAWGAPGAAAAACLCPAAVASSAGAPAGNVLARQELEQEMLRRAELQLQGGGGVDRRRERKMKNRESAARSRLRRLAYVNELEKEVSLLRAEKEELSKLCQELKEAADEAPAPAKRAAPRRLLQRTSSAPF; translated from the exons ATGGAGCCGCAGCGCGGAGGGGAGCAGCACCTCGCGTGGGgagcgccgggcgccgccgccgcggcctgcctctgccccgccgccgtggcaTCGTCAGCGGGCGCACCCGCAGGTAACGTGCTAGCCCGCCAGGAGCTGGAGCAGGAGATGCTGCGCCGCGCcgagctgcagctgcagggcggcggcggggtcgaccGGCGGAGGGAGCGGAAGATGAAGAACCGCGAGTCGGCGGCTCGGTCCCGCTTGCGCCGGCTGGCGTACGTGAACGAGCTGGAGAAGGAGGTgagcctcctccgcgccgagAAAGAGGAGCTCAGCAAGCTCTGCCAGGAG cTGAAGGAGGCCGCGGacgaggcgccggcgccggcgaagaGGGCTGCTCCCCGGCGGCTGCTGCAGAGGACGTCGTCCGCGCCGTTCTAG
- the LOC120678529 gene encoding beta-galactosidase 11-like, giving the protein MRDSMSGHRARLAAVVLIMMASGAAAAWELTKKGTVVSYDRRSLMVDGRREIFFSGSIHYPRSPPDMWPDLIAKAKEGGLNVIESYVFWNIHEPEKGVLNFEGRYDMVKFFKMIQDNDMYAVVRIGPFIQAEWNHGGLPYWLREVPDIVFRTNNEPFKTHMEKFVNLIVKKLKDANLFASQGGPIILAQIENEYQHLEAAFKEEGTKYINWAAKMAQATNTGVPWIMCKQTKAPGEVIPTCNGRNCGDTWPGPVNKTKPLLWTENWTAQYRVFGDPPSQRSAEDIAFAVARFFSVGGTMTNYYMYHGGTNFGRTAAAFVMPKYYDEAPLDEFGLYKEPKWGHLRDLHQALKLCKKALLWGTMSTQPLGKQFEARVFEIKDQNVCVAFLSNHNTKDDVTLTFRGQPYFVPRHSISILADCKTVVFSTQHVNSQHNQRTFHFADQTVQNNVWQMYDEEEIPKFKQAKIRTRKAEELYNLTKDKTDYVWYTTSFKLESDDMPFRRDTRPVLEVNSHGHASVAFVNNAFVGCGHGTKMNKAFMLQKPMDLKKGVNHIAVLASTLGMMDSGAYLEHREAGIDRVQITGLNAGTLDLTNNGWGHIVGLGGEQKEIYTEKGMGSVAWKPAVKDKPLSWYKRNFDMPSGDDPVVLDLSPMGKGMMFVNGEGIGRYWISYKHALGRPSQQLYHVPRSFLREKNNVLVLFEEEGGNPEAIMILTVKRDNICTFISEKNPAHIKSWQREDSQITARAGGDLKPQATLTCPPKKVIQQVVFASFGNPQGICGNYTAGSCHTPRAHEVAAKACVGQRTCTLPVSADAYGGDLKCPGTTATLAVQAKCSKRAPGAPAAAAQ; this is encoded by the exons ATGCGCGACAGCATGTCCGGCCACCgcgcccgcctcgccgcggtCGTGCTGATCATGATGgcctccggcgccgcggcggcgtgggagcTCACCAAGAAGGGCACCGTCGTCTCCTACGACCGCCGCTCGCTCATGGTCGACGGCCGCCGGGAGATCTTCTTCTCCGGCTCCATCCACTACCCGCGGAGCCCGCCGGACATGTGGCCCGACCTCATCGCCAAGGCCAAGGAGGGCGGCCTCAACGTCATCGAGAGCTACGTCTTCTGGAACATCCACGAACCGGAGAAGGGCGTG CTCAACTTCGAGGGGCGGTACGACATGGTCAAGTTCTTCAAGATGATCCAGGATAACGACATGTACGCCGTCGTCCGGATCGGGCCCTTCATCCAGGCGGAATGGAACCATGG AGGGCTGCCCTACTGGCTGAGGGAGGTCCCTGACATTGTGTTCCGGACGAACAACGAGCCATTCAAG ACGCACATGGAGAAGTTTGTGAACCTCATAGTGAAAAAGCTCAAGGACGCCAACCTGTTTGCATCGCAAGGAGGTCCCATCATTCTAGCACAG ATTGAGAATGAGTACCAGCACCTGGAGGCGGCGTTCAAAGAGGAAGGCACCAAGTACATCAACTGGGCAGCCAAGATGGCCCAAGCTACCAACACCGGCGTGCCCTGGATCATGTGCAAGCAGACAAAAGCTCCTGGTGAAGTG ATCCCTACCTGCAACGGGAGGAACTGTGGAGATACATGGCCAGGTCCAGTCAACAAGACCAAGCCTCTCCTGTGGACTGAGAACTGGACGGCACA GTACAGGGTATTCGGTGATCCACCGTCCCAGCGTTCGGCCGAGGACATTGCATTCGCCGTGGCGCGCTTCTTCTCTGTCGGCGGTACTATGACAAACTACTACATG TACCATGGAGGGACAAACTTCGGAAGGACAGCTGCTGCATTTGTGATGCCAAAATACTACGATGAGGCACCTCTTGACGAATTTG GCCTGTACAAGGAGCCTAAATGGGGCCATCTGAGGGACCTGCACCAGGCGCTGAAGCTGTGCAAGAAGGCCCTGCTGTGGGGGACGATGTCGACGCAGCCGCTGGGCAAGCAATTCGAGGCGAGGGTGTTCGAGATAAAGGACCAGAACGTGTGCGTGGCGTTCCTCTCCAACCACAACACCAAGGACGACGTGACCCTGACCTTCCGAGGGCAGCCCTACTTCGTCCCGCGCCACTCCATCAGCATCCTCGCCGACTGCAAGACCGTCGTCTTCAGCACCCAGCAC GTGAACTCACAGCACAACCAGAGGACGTTCCATTTCGCAGACCAGACGGTGCAGAACAACGTGTGGCAGATGTACGACGAGGAGGAGATCCCCAAGTTCAAGCAGGCCAAGATCAGGACACGCAAGGCGGAGGAGCTCTACAACCTTACCAAGGACAAGACCGACTACGTCTGGTACACAACCAG CTTCAAGTTGGAATCCGATGACATGCCGTTCCGCCGTGACACCCGCCCCGTGCTCGAGGTCAACAGCCATGGCCACGCCTCGGTGGCGTTTGTCAACAACGCCTTCGTAG GATGTGGGCACGGGACCAAGATGAACAAGGCGTTCATGCTCCAGAAGCCCATGGACCTGAAAAAGGGCGTCAACCACATCGCCGTCTTGGCATCAACACTGGGAATGATG GACAGCGGCGCTTACCTGGAGCACCGAGAGGCCGGCATCGACAGGGTGCAGATCACGGGGCTCAACGCCGGCACGCTGGACCTGACGAACAACGGCTGGGGCCACATcgtcggcctcggcggcgagcaGAAGGAGATCTACACCGAGAAGGGCATGGGCAGCGTCGCCTGGAAGCCCGCCGTGAAGGACAAGCCGCTCTCATGGTACAAG AGGAACTTCGACATGCCGTCGGGAGATGACCCGGTGGTGCTCGACCTGAGCCCAATGGGCAAGGGCATGATGTTCGTCAACGGCGAGGGCATCGGCCGCTACTGGATCTCCTACAAGCACGCCCTCGGCCGGCCATCGCAGCAGCt GTACCACGTGCCGAGATCCTTCTTGCGCGAGAAGAACAACGTGCTGGTGCTGTTCGAGGAGGAAGGCGGGAATCCGGAGGCCATCATGATCCTGACGGTGAAGCGCGACAACATCTGCACCTTCATCTCGGAGAAGAACCCGGCGCACATCAAGTCGTGGCAGCGCGAGGACAGCCAGATCACGGCCAGGGCCGGCGGCGACCTCAAGCCGCAGGCGACGTTGACGTGCCCGCCCAAGAAGGTGATCCAGCAGGTGGTGTTCGCGAGCTTCGGCAACCCGCAGGGCATCTGCGGCAATTACACCGCCGGCAGCTGCCACACGCCGCGCGCCCACGAGGTGGCGGCCAAGGCCTGCGTCGGCCAGCGGACCTGCACGCTCCCCGTGTCCGCCGACGCCTACGGCGGCGACCTCAAGTGCCCCGGCACCACCGCCACGCTCGCCGTGCAGGCCAAGTGCTCCAAGAGGGCGCCCggggcccccgccgccgccgcgcaatgA
- the LOC120678528 gene encoding probable L-ascorbate peroxidase 4, peroxisomal: MAAPVVDAEYLRQVDRARRQLRALISNKGCAPIMLRLAWHDAGTYDVKTKTGGANGSIRFEEEYTHGSNAGLKIAIDLLEPIKAKNPKITYADLYQLAGVVAVEVTGGPTVEFVPGRRDSSVCPREGRLPDAKKGAPHLRDIFYRMGLTDKDIVALSGGHTLGKAHPERSGFEGAWTQEPLKFDNSYFVELLKGESEGLLQLPTDKALLSDPEFRHYVELYAKDEDAFFKDYAESHKKLSELGFTPRGAASAKSDLPTGAVLAQGAFGVAVAAAVVVAGYLYEAARKAK, translated from the exons atgGCGGCTCCGGTGGTGGACGCCGAGTACCTGCGCCAGGTCGACAGGGCGCGCCGCCAGCTCCGCGCCCTCATCTCCAACAAGGGATGCGCCCCAATCATGCTCCGCCTCGC ATGGCATGATGCTGGAACTTATGATGTGAAAACAAAAACTGGTGGCGCAAATGGTTCGATTAGATTTGAGGAAGAGTACACCCATGGTTCTAATGCTGGTTTAAAGATTGCTATCGATCTTCTTG AGCCTATCAAAGCCAAGAACCCAAAGATAACATACGCAGACCTTTATCAG CTTGCTGGAGTGGTTGCAGTTGAAGTGACTGGTGGGCCAACTGTTGAGTTTGTTCCTGGCCGACGC GATTCATCAGTCTGCCCCCGTGAAGGGCGTCTACCAGATGCTAAGAAAG GTGCACCACATCTGAGGGACATCTTTTATCGGATGGGCTTAACAGACAAAGACATTGTAGCTCTATCTGGTGGCCACACTCTG GGAAAGGCTCATCCTGAGAGGTCTGGATTCGAAGGCGCCTGGACACAAGAGCCTCTAAAGTTTGATAACTCATACTTTGT TGAGCTGTTGAAGGGGGAATCTGAGGGGCTTCTGCAGCTCCCTACTGACAAGGCACTGCTGTCAGATCCTGAATTTAGGCACTATGTTGAGCTTTACGCAAAG GATGAAGATGCCTTCTTCAAAGACTACGCTGAATCCCACAAGAAACTCTCAGAGCTTGGCTTCACTCCTCGCGGCGCAGCATCTGCAAAGTCAGATCTTCCAACCGGTGCCGTGCTTGCACAGGGTGCCTTTGGGGTAGCAGTTGCTGCGGCTGTAGTTGTTGCTGGCTACTTGTACGAGGCTGCCAGGAAGGCCAAGTAG
- the LOC120678531 gene encoding acyl carrier protein 3, chloroplastic-like: protein MASIAGSALFFAGPVKAVNTSSLSFSAARKGNAFLRLQPVQKRFAVCYAAKKDTVDKVCEIVKKQLAVPEGTDVCGASKFSDLGADSLDTVEIVMGLEEEFQISVEESSAQSIATVEDAAELIDKLVAEKSS, encoded by the exons ATGGCCTCCATCGCCGGATCCGCCCTCTTCTTCGCCGGGCCCGTCAAG GCCGTCAACACTAGCTCGCTCTCTTTCTCTGCTGCGAGGAAGGGCAATGCATTCCTCCGCCTGCAGCCAGTGCAGAAGAGATTCGCTGTTTGCTATGCT GCCAAAAAGGATACAGTGGACAAGGTTTGTGAAATTGTGAAGAAGCAGCTTGCTGTTCCAGAGGGCACTGATGTTTGTGGTGCCTCGAAGTTCTCTGATCTTGGTGCAGATTCACTTGATACG GTTGAGATTGTGATGGGCCTTGAGGAGGAGTTTCAGATCAGCGTCGAGGAATCAAGCGCTCAGTCAATTGCGACAGTTGAGGATGCTGCTGAGCTCATCGACAAGCTTGTTGCTGAGAAATCGTCCTAA